The Arthrobacter russicus genome has a segment encoding these proteins:
- a CDS encoding adenylate/guanylate cyclase domain-containing protein, with product MPSLAEQTPPDGAVPSALRRDVRALEAQLLGGERSLHRREVAASAGVSLLSARKIWRALGFPNLGDADKAFTPNDEVALRRIIDLVRAGKLTEDAAISLTRAVGQMTDRIVVWQVEAMVEDLVAARGLSDAQARQELVTILPELVEPLQEMLVYAWRRQLAAGVQRMAVRAQSGLDASEEGRDGDEDDAPLPLARAVGFADLVSYTALSRRMNEKTLAQLVQRFENKCAEIISVGGGRLIKTIGDEVLYTAETPVAGAEISLALAQAFDDDELLPQARVSMVWGRILSRLGDIYGPTVNLAARLTALAEPGTVLVDDVTAASLADDDRYVCQPLPEQNIRGFGDVRPILLSRGRGTGLVLD from the coding sequence GTGCCGAGCCTCGCGGAACAGACGCCCCCGGACGGTGCGGTGCCCAGCGCGCTGCGGCGCGACGTCCGGGCGTTGGAGGCGCAATTGCTCGGCGGCGAGCGCAGTTTGCACCGGCGCGAGGTGGCCGCCTCCGCGGGGGTCTCACTGCTCTCCGCCCGGAAGATCTGGCGCGCTCTGGGTTTCCCCAACCTCGGTGATGCGGACAAGGCCTTCACCCCGAATGACGAAGTGGCCTTGCGCCGGATCATCGACTTGGTCCGGGCCGGCAAACTGACCGAGGATGCGGCGATTTCGCTCACCCGCGCGGTCGGCCAGATGACCGATCGGATCGTGGTCTGGCAGGTCGAAGCGATGGTGGAGGACCTGGTGGCGGCCCGCGGGCTCAGCGATGCCCAGGCGAGGCAGGAACTGGTCACGATCCTGCCCGAGCTGGTCGAACCGCTGCAGGAGATGCTGGTCTACGCCTGGCGGCGCCAGCTCGCCGCGGGAGTGCAGCGGATGGCGGTCCGGGCGCAGTCCGGATTGGATGCGAGCGAAGAGGGCCGCGACGGCGACGAAGACGATGCGCCGTTGCCGTTGGCCCGGGCCGTCGGTTTCGCGGATCTGGTCAGCTACACCGCACTGTCCCGGCGGATGAACGAAAAGACGCTCGCCCAATTGGTGCAGCGCTTCGAGAACAAATGCGCGGAGATCATTTCGGTGGGCGGCGGCCGGCTGATCAAGACCATCGGCGACGAAGTCCTGTACACCGCGGAGACCCCGGTGGCCGGCGCGGAGATCTCGCTCGCCTTGGCCCAGGCTTTCGACGACGACGAGTTGCTCCCGCAAGCCAGAGTGTCGATGGTCTGGGGCCGGATCCTGTCCCGACTGGGCGACATCTACGGGCCCACCGTCAATTTGGCCGCGCGGTTGACTGCGTTGGCGGAGCCCGGCACGGTGCTGGTCGACGACGTCACGGCGGCTTCGCTGGCCGACGACGACAGATACGTGTGCCAGCCCCTGCCGGAGCAGAACATCCGCGGTTTCGGCGACGTCCGACCGATTCTGCTCAGCCGTGGCCGCGGCACCGGTTTGGTCCTGGACTGA
- a CDS encoding Ig-like domain-containing protein, with protein MTLASISKSLKGRSRLITASSLTVAGAVVVAGAVIYPGFTTADVNLNDGGIWVTNRSKNLVGHLNYQSKTLDGGFTATSQGFDVLQQASNVFMDNDSGSVLAGVDVPEMALQPETKLGGSKQVALGTGVLALVDKSKKRVWATNAATAGSFDDKNSKPLLDNLANPAAVVGFDDTVYAVDGKGGKLTTATLDANGAVQEQRTSTIEGLDTDANLQITVVGGKPVVFDASAAKLYLPGNKTVSVEQARGALLQQRGADAPFVAIGTAKGLIEQPLDGSAARTFELPATGTPAAPVQQSGCVHMAWGGANKYLRYCEGSDNQLQDVPKTVPGAQFAFRQNRDIVVLNDVTAGTVWLVNKSMVIVDNWQDLETQTKNSLDAQKDSADPNFVNTLPDRSKPNRPPNAVADEFGVRAGKTTLLPVLYNDSDPDGDLLTVEPPKEQPAIGQLQTVYGGTGLQLTVPANTGIGSGQFGYTAVDGRGGTAVAPVSVRVVPDAENSPPELKRATTLVLEQGQSMTQNILSDWLDPDGDDIFLTAATSDDGSAQLKTTPDGVLTYSDLGQGAGIKTITVTVSDSRAQTQKQLTVNVKPAGSVPPIANADFVRTTVGQEITIAPLKNDIDPSGQGLRLSSIERTNTAEISNPADNGTFTFKSNTAGQIYLVYQVSNGPQSSTGLIRVDVAEAQDQSPPIAVKDLALLPSGGSTLVDVLGNDTDPGGGVLVVKSVTAPKGAAISATVLDHNVVKIVDLRGLTGTAELSYVVSNAYGSSTGQISVLPIPKPAKLAPPVTKPDEATVRVGDVVNIPVLANDFDPNGQPLKSPQIVQAPDAASGKLFVDQDQLRFVAGEAPGTVNAVYKVYNGLDSGSPQFDSSTVTIRILPADGGRNQAPVPKALTGRVIAGSTAKIQVPLDGIDPDGDSVQLVGVEQAPKLGTALLGSNYLQYSAAASSAGTDVFSYRVRDRLGAEAVATVRVGVAPAEVQNHPPVAADDVISMRPGRNVSLDVLLNDSDPDGNALRVDPDRFEGPQEMNPRMSEQGRVILTSPKDPGIYTMNYTITDGAATSNANIKMTVSPEAPLKAPIARDDHVTEQETLGKTAVDVPVLKNDEDPDGTVEELKLEVDPGNPTATVTGTRTIKVDLAQDAQVIPYTVTDVDNNKATALIWVPGLGKQYPALADSTPLEVVAGNSVSLDLNRYVKVRQRRSPRITQLDRVALIGAPSGGAASESGTSIEYKSDAAFYGLGSITFEVTDGNGPNDPEGLKSTLTVMVDVKPNPNNNRPPMFNGSTVEVAKGEPVELGLGNLAKDPDPDDNAKLAFDFDGDRPKNFDVSLSGQTLKVSVKGDVAPGSTEALPMKVSDGSNPAVKATLTLVATSTNKPLAVANDDIVPDALAGRSQDLSVLANDVNPFPETALKIIGVAVESGGGAVQASTDGSKVTVGTDENFKGNAVIRYTVADATNDSARQVTGRVRMNVKGKPEAPATPRVNEVKDHAVLLNWAPSADNGSPITSYTVRNSGGAAEQQCAANTCLITGLSNGTSYTFTVVANNAVGASPASPASAPAIPNRAPDTPNPPAAVFGDKQITVNWSTPTGDFTPVSKFDLEISPAPSGQNGQKSGIVGNSVVWSGLSNGTAYTFRIRAINSAPEPSQWSAYSAPETPAGVPAAPGAPSAQPGQRVAGNTTFSVSWNKADGNGDNNLSYTLNVLQKGAVVRTLPPQTPTNAVVELPYSADTYTFTVTATNKAGNSPASAPSAPQRSVSKPAQMAAPSIKAANTGGSGGQVQVFFTPLDASQLNGSSPNEISYYANVLNGGSVVKRGVPLAKSGDTVPAANGSEASVSVYASSRAYPDAGDASAPSNRLQPYGQPGTPAVSGNDGPEGSTNVTFNWSPPGNADVDRLEISIDGGGWENVGRGSGSRTVGDGNNQTHTINVRSINSVGTAGPVASQSARTGAPKPTGAVIQVKAGTVNTCLEERSGNGVSNNYSDPPPVCRSKWLPENTPVTVGCFITTGSARVWYRIDSPAEYAGRFRWVRADTTTKPNPAGLPAC; from the coding sequence ATGACATTGGCGAGTATTTCGAAGAGTTTGAAGGGGCGTTCCCGGCTCATCACGGCGAGTTCGCTGACCGTGGCCGGCGCCGTCGTGGTGGCCGGCGCGGTGATCTATCCGGGATTCACCACTGCCGATGTCAATCTCAACGACGGCGGGATTTGGGTCACCAACCGGAGCAAGAACCTGGTCGGGCACCTGAACTACCAGTCGAAAACGCTCGACGGCGGGTTCACCGCGACCTCGCAGGGCTTCGACGTGTTGCAGCAGGCCAGCAACGTTTTCATGGACAATGACTCGGGTTCGGTGCTGGCCGGCGTGGACGTGCCGGAGATGGCCTTGCAACCGGAGACCAAGCTCGGCGGCAGCAAACAGGTGGCACTCGGCACCGGCGTTCTCGCCCTGGTGGACAAGAGCAAGAAGCGGGTCTGGGCGACCAATGCGGCCACCGCCGGGTCTTTCGACGACAAGAACAGCAAACCGTTGTTGGACAATCTGGCCAATCCGGCCGCCGTCGTCGGATTCGACGACACGGTGTATGCGGTGGATGGAAAGGGCGGCAAGCTCACCACCGCGACCCTGGACGCCAACGGCGCGGTGCAGGAACAACGAACCAGCACCATCGAGGGGCTGGACACCGACGCGAACCTGCAGATCACCGTGGTCGGCGGCAAACCGGTGGTTTTCGACGCCAGCGCGGCGAAGCTGTACCTGCCCGGGAACAAGACGGTATCCGTGGAGCAGGCCAGGGGCGCGCTCTTGCAGCAACGCGGCGCGGACGCCCCGTTCGTGGCGATCGGCACCGCGAAGGGGCTGATCGAACAACCGCTGGACGGCTCCGCCGCGAGGACTTTCGAGCTGCCGGCCACCGGTACGCCGGCAGCCCCGGTGCAGCAGTCCGGCTGCGTGCACATGGCCTGGGGCGGGGCCAACAAATACCTGCGTTACTGCGAAGGCAGCGACAACCAACTGCAGGATGTGCCCAAGACCGTGCCCGGCGCGCAATTCGCCTTCCGGCAGAACCGGGACATCGTGGTGCTCAACGACGTCACGGCCGGCACCGTCTGGCTGGTCAACAAGTCGATGGTCATCGTGGACAATTGGCAGGATCTGGAGACCCAGACCAAAAACAGCCTCGACGCGCAGAAGGATTCTGCGGATCCGAATTTCGTGAACACGTTGCCGGACCGGTCCAAACCGAACCGGCCGCCGAATGCGGTCGCGGACGAATTCGGCGTCCGGGCCGGCAAGACCACTTTGTTGCCGGTGCTCTACAACGATTCGGACCCCGACGGCGACTTGCTCACCGTGGAGCCGCCCAAAGAGCAACCCGCGATCGGCCAGCTGCAGACCGTTTACGGCGGCACCGGGCTGCAGCTGACCGTACCCGCGAACACCGGAATCGGCTCCGGGCAATTCGGCTACACCGCGGTCGACGGGCGGGGCGGCACCGCAGTGGCCCCGGTGTCGGTCCGGGTGGTCCCGGACGCGGAGAATTCCCCGCCGGAACTCAAACGCGCCACGACGCTGGTGCTGGAGCAGGGCCAATCGATGACGCAGAACATCCTCAGCGACTGGCTTGATCCGGACGGCGACGACATCTTCTTGACCGCGGCCACCTCCGACGACGGCTCGGCCCAACTGAAGACCACGCCGGACGGCGTGCTGACGTACTCGGATCTGGGCCAGGGCGCCGGGATCAAGACCATCACGGTGACGGTTTCCGACAGCCGGGCGCAGACCCAGAAACAGCTCACGGTCAACGTGAAACCGGCCGGTTCGGTGCCGCCGATCGCCAACGCGGACTTCGTCCGGACCACCGTGGGCCAGGAAATCACCATCGCCCCGCTCAAAAACGACATCGACCCTTCCGGCCAGGGTTTGCGGCTGAGCAGCATCGAGCGGACCAATACCGCGGAGATCTCGAATCCGGCGGACAACGGCACCTTCACCTTCAAGAGCAACACCGCGGGCCAGATCTACCTGGTCTACCAGGTCAGCAACGGCCCGCAGAGTTCCACCGGACTGATCCGGGTCGATGTCGCCGAAGCGCAGGACCAGAGCCCGCCGATCGCGGTCAAGGATTTGGCGTTGCTGCCCTCCGGCGGTTCGACGCTGGTCGACGTGCTCGGCAACGATACCGATCCGGGCGGCGGAGTCCTGGTGGTCAAATCGGTCACCGCGCCGAAGGGCGCCGCGATTTCGGCGACCGTGCTCGATCACAATGTGGTCAAAATAGTGGATTTGCGCGGTCTGACCGGAACCGCGGAACTCAGTTACGTGGTCTCCAACGCCTACGGCTCCAGCACCGGCCAGATCAGCGTGCTGCCGATTCCCAAGCCGGCGAAACTCGCGCCGCCGGTGACCAAACCGGATGAAGCCACGGTGCGGGTGGGCGATGTCGTGAACATCCCGGTGCTCGCGAACGATTTCGACCCCAATGGGCAACCGCTCAAATCGCCGCAGATCGTCCAGGCGCCGGACGCCGCGAGCGGCAAGTTGTTCGTGGACCAGGACCAGCTGCGCTTCGTCGCAGGCGAGGCCCCGGGGACCGTGAACGCGGTGTACAAGGTCTACAACGGACTGGACAGCGGCTCTCCGCAGTTCGACTCGAGCACGGTCACGATCCGGATTCTGCCCGCGGACGGCGGGCGCAATCAGGCTCCGGTGCCCAAAGCGCTCACCGGTCGCGTGATCGCCGGTTCCACGGCGAAGATCCAAGTCCCGCTGGACGGCATCGATCCGGACGGCGACTCGGTGCAATTGGTCGGCGTGGAACAGGCGCCGAAGCTGGGCACCGCGTTGCTCGGCAGCAATTACCTGCAATATAGTGCGGCGGCCAGCTCGGCCGGCACCGATGTGTTCAGCTACCGGGTCCGGGACCGGCTCGGTGCCGAAGCCGTCGCGACGGTGCGGGTGGGCGTCGCCCCGGCCGAGGTGCAGAACCACCCGCCGGTGGCCGCTGACGATGTGATTTCGATGCGCCCTGGCCGCAACGTCTCTCTCGACGTGCTGCTCAACGACTCCGATCCGGACGGGAACGCGCTGCGCGTCGATCCGGACCGTTTCGAAGGCCCCCAGGAGATGAATCCGCGGATGAGCGAACAGGGCCGGGTGATCCTGACCTCGCCGAAAGATCCTGGCATCTACACGATGAACTACACGATCACCGACGGCGCCGCGACTTCGAACGCCAATATCAAGATGACCGTGAGCCCGGAGGCCCCGCTGAAAGCTCCGATCGCCCGCGACGACCACGTCACGGAGCAGGAGACCCTCGGCAAAACTGCGGTAGACGTTCCGGTGCTCAAAAACGACGAGGATCCGGACGGTACCGTCGAAGAACTCAAACTCGAGGTCGACCCGGGCAACCCGACCGCCACGGTCACCGGTACCCGCACGATCAAGGTCGATCTGGCCCAGGACGCCCAGGTGATCCCGTACACGGTCACCGATGTGGACAACAACAAGGCGACCGCGCTGATCTGGGTGCCGGGATTGGGCAAGCAGTACCCCGCGCTCGCGGACAGCACTCCGTTGGAAGTCGTCGCGGGCAACAGCGTGAGCCTGGACCTCAACCGCTATGTCAAAGTACGCCAACGCCGCTCGCCCCGGATCACCCAGCTCGACCGGGTGGCGCTGATCGGTGCGCCCAGCGGGGGAGCGGCGTCGGAGAGCGGCACCTCGATCGAGTACAAGTCCGATGCGGCGTTCTACGGCCTCGGCTCGATCACCTTCGAAGTGACCGACGGCAACGGGCCCAACGACCCGGAAGGATTGAAGTCGACATTGACCGTGATGGTCGACGTCAAGCCCAACCCGAACAACAACCGGCCGCCGATGTTCAACGGGAGCACCGTCGAGGTGGCCAAGGGCGAGCCCGTGGAGCTGGGGCTGGGCAATCTGGCCAAGGACCCGGACCCGGACGACAACGCCAAGCTCGCCTTCGATTTCGACGGCGACCGGCCGAAGAATTTCGATGTCTCGTTGAGCGGGCAGACCTTGAAGGTCTCCGTGAAAGGCGACGTCGCCCCGGGCAGTACCGAAGCCCTGCCGATGAAGGTCTCCGACGGCAGCAACCCGGCGGTCAAGGCTACGCTCACCCTGGTGGCGACGTCCACCAACAAACCGCTTGCCGTGGCCAACGACGACATCGTGCCGGATGCGCTTGCGGGCCGGAGCCAGGACCTGAGCGTGCTCGCCAATGACGTGAATCCGTTCCCGGAGACCGCCTTGAAGATCATCGGCGTCGCGGTCGAATCCGGTGGGGGCGCGGTGCAGGCGAGCACCGACGGCAGCAAAGTCACGGTGGGCACCGATGAGAACTTCAAAGGCAACGCCGTGATCCGCTACACCGTGGCGGATGCCACCAACGACAGTGCCCGCCAAGTCACCGGACGGGTCCGGATGAACGTCAAGGGCAAGCCGGAAGCTCCGGCGACCCCCCGGGTGAACGAGGTCAAGGACCACGCGGTGCTGCTGAACTGGGCGCCCTCGGCGGACAACGGGTCGCCGATCACCAGCTATACGGTGCGCAACTCCGGCGGAGCAGCCGAGCAGCAGTGCGCCGCCAATACCTGCCTGATCACCGGGCTCAGCAACGGCACGTCCTACACCTTCACGGTCGTGGCGAACAACGCGGTGGGTGCCTCCCCGGCGTCGCCGGCTTCCGCTCCGGCGATCCCGAACCGGGCGCCGGACACCCCGAATCCTCCGGCAGCGGTGTTCGGGGACAAGCAGATCACGGTGAACTGGAGCACCCCCACCGGTGATTTCACCCCGGTGAGCAAATTCGACCTGGAGATCTCACCGGCCCCGAGCGGACAGAACGGGCAGAAGAGCGGGATCGTCGGGAACAGCGTGGTCTGGAGCGGGCTGAGCAACGGCACCGCGTACACCTTCCGGATCCGGGCGATCAACTCCGCCCCGGAGCCCTCGCAGTGGAGCGCGTACTCCGCCCCGGAAACGCCGGCCGGAGTGCCAGCCGCACCCGGCGCGCCGAGCGCCCAGCCCGGGCAGCGGGTGGCTGGCAACACCACATTCTCGGTGTCCTGGAACAAGGCTGACGGCAATGGCGACAACAATCTGAGCTACACGCTCAACGTGCTTCAGAAGGGCGCCGTGGTCCGCACGCTCCCGCCGCAGACGCCCACCAACGCAGTGGTGGAGCTGCCGTATTCCGCGGACACCTACACCTTCACGGTGACCGCCACGAACAAGGCCGGCAACTCGCCGGCCAGTGCGCCCTCGGCTCCGCAGCGTTCGGTCAGCAAGCCCGCGCAAATGGCGGCGCCGTCGATCAAGGCGGCGAACACCGGCGGCTCCGGGGGCCAGGTGCAGGTGTTCTTCACCCCGCTGGACGCCAGCCAGCTGAACGGTTCTTCGCCGAACGAAATCAGCTACTACGCCAATGTGCTCAACGGCGGCAGCGTGGTGAAACGTGGAGTGCCCCTGGCCAAATCCGGGGATACCGTGCCCGCGGCCAATGGCTCGGAGGCCTCGGTGTCGGTGTATGCGAGTTCCCGGGCGTACCCGGACGCCGGCGACGCTTCGGCGCCGTCGAACCGGCTGCAGCCCTATGGCCAGCCGGGCACCCCGGCGGTGAGCGGCAACGACGGCCCGGAAGGTTCCACCAACGTGACTTTCAACTGGTCCCCGCCGGGTAACGCCGACGTCGATCGCTTGGAAATCAGCATCGACGGCGGCGGATGGGAAAACGTCGGCCGGGGCAGCGGCAGCCGCACCGTGGGCGACGGCAACAACCAGACGCACACGATCAACGTGCGCAGCATCAACTCGGTGGGCACTGCGGGGCCGGTGGCGTCGCAATCCGCACGCACCGGGGCGCCCAAGCCGACCGGCGCGGTGATCCAGGTGAAAGCGGGCACGGTGAACACCTGTCTCGAGGAGCGCAGCGGAAACGGGGTGAGCAACAATTACTCGGACCCGCCGCCGGTCTGCCGCTCGAAATGGCTGCCGGAGAACACCCCGGTCACCGTGGGTTGTTTCATCACCACGGGCAGCGCACGGGTCTGGTACCGGATCGACAGCCCCGCCGAGTACGCCGGGCGGTTCCGTTGGGTCCGCGCGGACACCACGACGAAGCCGAATCCGGCCGGTCTGCCGGCGTGCTGA
- a CDS encoding biotin--[acetyl-CoA-carboxylase] ligase: MNLPAQESRQALDAERLRSELTAPRGPLGRFEWAAQTGSTNADLVAAATADPDAWPDLSLLTVEAQQSGKGRLERPWKTPVGGALAISLVLRPRGVPVDSLAWLSMLSAVAVCRTLRPAGVDAWIKWPNDVLAVDAAGQAKKICGILAQLVLLPGRDPAVVLGTGINVSQDRAELPTETSTSLLVEGSRVLDRNILLQEYVRSFTAGYQRFVAAGGNPQRQSEGFPALAQEVASMMLTLGQQVRAELPDGSYRCGRASGIDAQGALLITDPEGTSVAVSAADVVHLRRADVQGIGYA; encoded by the coding sequence ATGAATCTTCCGGCTCAGGAATCGCGGCAAGCCCTTGACGCTGAACGGCTGCGGTCGGAACTCACTGCGCCGCGCGGCCCGTTGGGCCGGTTCGAATGGGCGGCGCAGACCGGTTCGACTAATGCCGATCTGGTGGCCGCAGCCACCGCGGACCCCGATGCCTGGCCGGATTTGAGCCTGCTCACCGTCGAAGCCCAGCAATCCGGCAAGGGCCGTTTGGAGCGGCCCTGGAAGACCCCGGTAGGCGGCGCCCTGGCGATCAGCCTGGTACTCCGGCCGCGCGGGGTTCCGGTGGACTCTTTGGCCTGGCTCTCCATGCTGAGTGCGGTCGCGGTCTGCCGCACGCTCCGGCCGGCCGGCGTCGACGCGTGGATCAAGTGGCCCAACGACGTGCTCGCCGTCGATGCGGCCGGCCAGGCCAAGAAGATCTGCGGCATCCTGGCGCAATTGGTACTGCTGCCCGGACGGGATCCGGCGGTGGTCCTGGGCACCGGGATCAACGTTTCGCAGGATCGGGCGGAGCTGCCCACGGAAACCTCGACCTCCTTGCTGGTCGAGGGAAGCCGGGTTCTGGACCGGAATATCCTGTTGCAGGAATATGTCCGGAGCTTCACGGCCGGCTATCAGCGTTTCGTCGCGGCCGGCGGAAATCCGCAACGCCAGTCCGAAGGCTTCCCGGCGTTGGCGCAAGAAGTCGCTTCGATGATGCTCACGCTGGGCCAACAGGTGCGCGCCGAGCTGCCGGACGGCAGCTACCGCTGTGGCCGGGCCAGCGGAATCGATGCCCAGGGGGCGCTGCTGATCACCGATCCCGAGGGTACCAGCGTGGCGGTTTCCGCAGCCGATGTGGTGCACTTGCGCCGGGCTGACGTGCAAGGCATCGGTTATGCGTAA
- a CDS encoding DUF58 domain-containing protein, whose translation MSPRSPAAMKRPFRRNGSRTRLHPASIFAEAGRVGGMLLLPWWAKARALLGRYLGPVFGPVSPLGWMLLVLVLLLWGFGGVFGWAEAKTVALLGSVLLLAAVGFVLGRSAYGVELDLARTRVAVGEHAVGSVSVTNTSNRPLLPASLELPVGGNLASFQLPRMKPGHVHEDLFTIPTAKRAVIVVGPVRSVRADPLRLLRRQVYWTEATDLFVHPRTTPLIGSAAGFLKDLEGMPTTELSSADVSFHALRDYIPGDDRRHIHWKTTARTAKLMVRQFEETRRAHIAVALSINTSEYQAPEDLELAISAAASIGRQAIREQRELSVHDQRGPLRCATGRTLLDDMTRIEGSSKLDGTAELARSVADAVPGASVVFFVVGALVSPAQLRAAAATIPPGIRCFAIRCLTGAGASRNNIADLAVLTLGDLADLAAVLRKAAA comes from the coding sequence ATGTCACCCCGTTCCCCAGCCGCGATGAAGCGGCCGTTCCGGCGCAACGGCAGCCGCACCCGATTGCACCCGGCATCGATTTTCGCCGAGGCCGGCCGGGTCGGCGGAATGCTCTTGCTCCCGTGGTGGGCCAAGGCGCGGGCCTTGCTCGGCAGATACCTGGGCCCGGTGTTCGGCCCGGTCAGCCCTCTGGGCTGGATGCTGCTCGTGTTGGTGCTGCTGCTATGGGGCTTCGGCGGGGTCTTCGGTTGGGCGGAGGCCAAAACCGTGGCTTTGCTGGGCAGCGTGCTGCTGCTCGCCGCCGTCGGCTTCGTGCTCGGCCGATCCGCCTACGGCGTGGAACTCGACCTGGCCCGGACCCGGGTCGCGGTGGGCGAGCATGCGGTAGGCAGCGTTTCGGTCACCAACACCTCGAACCGGCCGTTGTTGCCGGCCAGCCTGGAATTGCCGGTGGGCGGCAACCTGGCCTCCTTCCAGTTGCCCCGGATGAAGCCGGGCCACGTGCACGAAGACCTGTTCACGATCCCGACTGCGAAACGCGCCGTGATCGTGGTGGGTCCGGTGCGCTCGGTCCGCGCCGACCCGTTGCGCCTGCTCCGGAGGCAGGTGTACTGGACCGAGGCCACGGACCTGTTCGTGCATCCGCGGACCACGCCGCTGATCGGTTCCGCCGCCGGATTCCTCAAAGATCTGGAGGGCATGCCGACGACCGAGCTCTCCAGTGCAGACGTGTCGTTCCACGCGCTGCGCGACTACATCCCGGGCGACGACCGCCGGCACATCCACTGGAAGACCACCGCGCGGACCGCCAAGCTCATGGTCCGGCAATTCGAGGAGACCCGCCGGGCGCACATCGCGGTGGCCTTGAGCATCAACACCTCGGAGTACCAGGCCCCGGAAGACCTCGAGCTGGCGATCTCCGCCGCGGCGTCGATCGGCCGGCAGGCAATCCGGGAACAACGGGAGTTGAGCGTGCACGACCAACGCGGCCCGCTGCGCTGCGCGACCGGCCGGACGCTGCTGGACGATATGACCCGGATCGAAGGCAGCAGCAAGCTCGACGGCACTGCGGAGCTCGCCCGGAGCGTCGCCGACGCGGTGCCGGGTGCGTCCGTGGTGTTCTTCGTCGTCGGCGCCTTGGTCAGTCCCGCGCAGCTGCGGGCCGCGGCTGCGACGATCCCGCCCGGCATCCGCTGCTTCGCGATCCGTTGCCTGACCGGCGCCGGGGCCAGCCGGAACAACATCGCCGACCTCGCGGTGCTCACCCTGGGCGATTTGGCGGATCTCGCCGCGGTGCTCCGGAAGGCCGCGGCATGA
- a CDS encoding PH domain-containing protein produces MRNWLVPGEQVIVLSRPQAKRLAWPAVVMILLPTVLGVASAWLSRARWAPGWEPWRPTVSLLAGLVVLVILLFYPVRKYLQWLATKYILTSRRLVLRSGILVRRHQDIPLFSVRTLSVRQGVLQRIFRSGNITLVSGIDDAVRVRDVPEVLKFKNLALEAIAELPHSALLGDDARASGPAAGQYPGEPRPADRYRIDPFAGDAGRTREAEGGERFGTEPYRR; encoded by the coding sequence ATGCGTAATTGGCTGGTGCCCGGCGAGCAGGTGATCGTGCTCAGCCGGCCGCAGGCCAAGCGGCTCGCCTGGCCGGCCGTGGTCATGATCCTGCTGCCCACGGTCTTGGGCGTGGCGTCCGCCTGGTTGAGTCGGGCCCGTTGGGCTCCCGGCTGGGAACCGTGGCGGCCCACGGTGAGCCTGCTCGCGGGCCTCGTGGTGCTGGTGATCCTGCTGTTCTATCCGGTTCGCAAGTATCTGCAGTGGCTGGCCACCAAATACATCCTCACCAGCCGCCGGTTGGTGCTGCGCAGCGGGATCCTGGTCCGCAGGCATCAGGACATCCCGTTGTTCTCGGTGCGAACGCTCAGCGTTCGCCAAGGCGTCCTGCAGCGAATATTTCGCTCCGGGAATATAACCTTGGTTTCGGGGATCGACGACGCGGTCCGGGTCCGGGACGTGCCCGAAGTACTGAAGTTCAAAAACCTGGCGCTCGAGGCTATCGCGGAGCTGCCGCATTCGGCGCTGCTCGGCGATGATGCGCGGGCTTCTGGCCCGGCGGCAGGCCAGTATCCGGGTGAACCGCGTCCTGCCGACCGCTACCGGATTGATCCGTTCGCCGGCGACGCCGGACGAACCAGGGAAGCAGAAGGAGGGGAACGTTTTGGAACCGAGCCATACCGGCGCTGA
- a CDS encoding AAA family ATPase — protein sequence MTMTAEQASWFAGTFDKLVANVGQAVLGKSQVVRLTLTAMLAEGHILFEDAPGTGKTMLARALAATVQGSNSRIQFTPDLLPSDVTGVTIYDQKTQKFEFHKGPIFATIVLADEINRASPKTQSALLEVMEESRVTVDGASYEAGRPFMVLATQNPIEQAGTYRLPEAQLDRFLIKTSIGYPDHASTVQLLSGSGQRDRTSTLQAIITTSAVAEMADLAATTHTDPAVLEYISRLCEETRNAPETRLGVSVRGAIAMVRAVKVWAASQGRNFVLPDDVKELAPVVWTHRFVMDPEAEFAGATPEVVLKRVLADVAAPQQRASA from the coding sequence ATGACGATGACCGCGGAGCAGGCCAGCTGGTTTGCCGGTACTTTCGACAAACTCGTGGCCAACGTCGGCCAGGCCGTGCTGGGCAAGTCGCAGGTGGTCCGGCTGACCCTGACCGCGATGCTCGCCGAAGGCCACATCCTGTTCGAGGATGCCCCAGGCACCGGCAAGACCATGCTCGCCCGGGCACTCGCGGCCACCGTGCAAGGCAGCAACTCACGGATCCAGTTCACCCCGGACCTGCTGCCCTCGGACGTCACCGGGGTGACCATCTACGACCAGAAAACCCAGAAGTTCGAATTCCACAAGGGCCCGATCTTCGCCACCATCGTGCTCGCCGACGAAATCAACCGGGCCTCGCCGAAGACCCAGTCCGCGCTGCTCGAAGTGATGGAGGAGTCCCGGGTGACCGTGGACGGCGCCAGCTACGAGGCCGGCCGGCCGTTCATGGTGTTGGCCACGCAGAACCCGATCGAACAAGCCGGTACCTACCGGCTGCCGGAAGCACAGTTGGACCGGTTCCTGATCAAGACTTCGATCGGCTACCCGGACCACGCCTCCACGGTGCAGTTGCTCTCCGGCTCCGGCCAGCGCGACCGGACCTCGACGCTGCAAGCGATCATCACCACCTCCGCGGTCGCCGAAATGGCGGATCTGGCCGCCACCACGCATACCGACCCGGCAGTGCTGGAATACATTTCACGGCTCTGCGAAGAGACCCGGAATGCCCCGGAGACCCGGCTGGGGGTCAGCGTCCGCGGGGCCATCGCGATGGTGCGCGCGGTGAAAGTCTGGGCGGCATCGCAAGGCCGCAACTTCGTGCTCCCGGACGATGTCAAAGAGCTGGCGCCAGTGGTCTGGACGCACCGTTTCGTGATGGACCCGGAAGCGGAGTTCGCCGGAGCCACTCCCGAGGTGGTGCTCAAACGCGTGCTGGCCGACGTCGCAGCGCCGCAACAGCGTGCCAGCGCCTGA